The Mucilaginibacter sp. PAMB04168 genome contains the following window.
GACCGTGGCGAGATGGTAGCCCATGTTTATGATACTACTTACGGCCTGATAAACAAAGGAACCGATACATTGGTATTACTGGACGATTCTATTGTACGTGGCACAACGCTTAAGCAAAGCATCCTGAAGATTATGGATCGCCTGGGGCCTAAAAAAATTGTTATAGTATCATCAGCACCGCAAATACGTTACCCGGATTGCTATGGCATTGACATGTCTCGTATGGGCGAGTTTGTGGCTTTTGAAGCGGCAATTAGCCTTTTAAAAGAAACCGGCCAGGAAGATATTATTTTGGATGCTTACCAAAAGGCTAAAGCCAGCAGCGCATTGCCTAAAGAGCAGGTTGAAAACCATGTGAAAGCCATTTATGCGCCTTTTACCGATCAACAGGTATCAGACCGTATTGCAAAAATTATAACGCCTGCTGAAGTAAAGGCTGAAGTGCAGGTGATATACCAAACGCTGGATAATTTACATAAAGCTTGTCCCGACCATTTGGGCGACTGGTATTTTAGCGGTGATTACCCAACACCGGGTGGTAACAAAGTGGTAAACCGCGCCTTTGTAAATTGGATGGAAGGTAAAAACCAACGCGCTTACATGTAAGCTGCGACGTTGAAAAGCAAAAAGGACCACAGTTTTACCAACTGTGGTCCTTTTTGCTTTTATATGCCTTTAATAATCTTGCTGGCTATTTGTAAACAAGCTTGCTGGCCTTGAAAGCTTTGGTCCATTTTTCTACAAGTAAGGGTCCCAGCATATCTTTTTTTACGGCTACAAAGTTGTTATAGAGATTTTGGTTGCCTTGAAAGATATAGTAGAGTTGCGACTCCGGATTTTTTACGTTTAACCCAGGTTCGATCTTAAAGATTATCCAGGGGTTGGTGCCGCTGTCCTTACGCTCAATTATCCTGAGCTTGGATTGTGGCGTTCTGCTCTTCGTTTTTTTGAATATTGCATTCATGATAGGGTCAAGTTTCATGTTCTTAACACCTTTCATGCTCACTGTAGTTACAACAATGCTCCAGTTATTTAAGGTCTCATTTTTGGGGATCAGCTCCATCATACGGTTCTTACCACTTTCCTGGTCTGAACCGAGCTTCCAATTATATTCAGATGGTAAAAAGAGTCTTAAAGTTTCCTGCTGGCTTTGCGCAAAACTGTTGGTGAGGCAACTTAGCGTCATAATAGCTAAAATAATATACTTTCTCATATCGGCGATGTTAGGTATATATTACAACTGTTAACCGGCTATTGTGTTTTGACTAACAGGCAAGCCTTAGCCGGCAGGCATAGGCGAGAACACGATATGGGTAACCAATCTGTCGAAAATAACAATAGCAGCAATAATTAGCGCCGCGCCGGCCACATAATTAAGTTGATGCACCAGCTTGACCGAAATTTTATCACGCAGTTTATTGGCATAAAAAGCTTTAACTACATCCATGCCAAATTGAACCAGCAAAATTGTTAAAAACATAACAGCAATTTTAAGCTGGCGGTTAGGTATACCCTCATGATAAACGGTACTGGCTGTTCCTATAACAGTAATCCAATGAAAGAGCAGGGTAGGGTTAAATATGCACATTAAGAACCCCTTAAAAAAGTAGCCAGCTCTATTCACAGTGGGCGGCGTGTGCATATTATAGCTTACCTCGGCCTTTTTGGTTAAATAGTGGGTACCTATAATAAGCAGTATCACACTGCCAACTACCCCCAGCCACACTTTAGCCTTGTCGGACACTTCAAACAACTGCGAGCCAAATATAATGGCACCTACAAACACCACATCGCTGCTTACTACCCCCAATGCCAAAGCTGCGCCTGCATGAAATCCCTTTTCAATGCTCGTTTTTATCAGCGCAAAAAAAACAGGGCCGGTAATAAACGTCAGCACTAAGCCAATACCAATCCCCGAAATAATAGCTTCAATCATTACAGATATAAATTAAGCCCGGCGAATATGCAACTTATCTCTTAAAACAAAAAAACTTAAAAATGTTGACGATTAGTTGTAAAAGTATGAGTATTATTTACAAAAATTGAACTATGTTAGCACACTTAAAAGCCCCTTAACAACCGCTTAATATGGAGCAAAATAATACTAAGAACTACGGCTCAGCCTTATACACATTAATTACTGTCTTTTTTTTCTGGGGATTTTTAGCTGCCTCAAACGGCATTTTTATTCCTTTTTGCAAAACACATTTTAGTTTAACACAATTTGAGTCGCAGCTTATTGACTTTACGTTTTACGGTGGTTACTTTATTGGCTCGTTAATACTCTATTTTGCATCGCAGGCTAGCCGGGTTGATATATTAAACAAACTCGGTTATAAAAATGGTATTATTCTCGGCCTGGTCATATCAGCCGTTGGTGCCCTGGTTATGGTGCCTGCCATTGGCTCGGGCAGCTTTGGTTTCATACTAGCTTCTTTCTTTGTTATTGCAGTTGGATTTTCTTTGCAACAAACAGCAGCAAACCCTTTTGTAATTGCCTTAGGCCCGCCAGAAACCGGCGCTAGCCGCTTAAGCTTTGCTGGTTCCATTAACAACATTGGTGGTTTAATGGGGCCTGTTGTGGTAGCGTTGATGCTTTTTGGAACAGCTAAGGGCGATGCAAATGTTAAAGTTGATATTGCTTCGGTAAACAACCTTTACTACATATTGGCAGGTCTATTCATTGCAGTTGCGGGCTTTTTCTGGGTATCCAAGTTGCCAAAAGTTACCAGTGATGAAAAGATAGAGCAAAGCAGTAAAGCCAACAAGCCATTGGGTATTATATTTATTGCTTTTTGTTTGATATTGGCTGCTGGTCCGTTAAGCAACGCCACAGGCCTATCGCAGCCTTACTTTGTATATGCGTCACTTTTAATCATCCTATCTACACTGATCAGCTCACTGCTTTCGGCACAAAAGAACAGTGAAGGCTGGGGGGCTATGCGTTATCCGCAATTAATTTATGGTATGATAGCCATTTTTACCTATGTAGGCACCGAAGTTACTATTCAAAGCAACATGGGGGCATTACTAAAATTACCTGCCTTTGGCGGATATAATGAAAAAGACATAGCGCCATTTATATCGCTGTATTGGGGTAGCTTAATGATTGGCCGTTGGGCAGGTTCGGTAGGGGCATTCAACCTTAAGCCTTTGCTTAAGAATGTATTAACAGTAATCATTCCGTTTGTGGCCTTTGCCGCAATATTATTTATCAATCACTTAACTGGCTCAAAGGTAGATCATCTTTTCCCTTATGCTATATGCGTTGCTGTATTAGTTCTGGCTTTCTTTTTAGGTAAGCAAAAGCCGGCCCGCACGCTGACTGTATTTGGTTTACTGGGTGTTGCCTTTATGTTAGTAGGATTAGTTACTACAGGCATTGTGGCCACTTTTGCATTCATCAGCGGCGGCTTGTGCTGTTCTATAATGTGGCCATCAATATTTGCATTGGCCATCACAGGGTTAGGTAAGTATACCAGCCAAGGGTCGGCATTTTTGATCATGATGATTTTGGGCGGGTCTATTATTCCACCGGTCCAGGGTATACTGGCTGATACGAGCGGCATACACCTGTCTTACATTGTACCGGTATTAGGTTTTGCTTACCTGGCGTTCTTTGCCTGGAAGGTGAGTCGCGAACTGCGTAAGCAGGGTATTGACCTGGACCATGTTGAAGCCAGCGGCGGGCACTAAGAATTTATGAGTAAGCTTTCGTTCGACCAAATATTTATGAACCTGGCCAATGATTTTGCCAAGCGTTCGCATTGTGTAAAAGCGCAGGTAGGAGCGGTGCTCACCAAGGATACCCGTATTATATCCGTAGGCTATAATGGTCCGCCTGCGGGTACCCACAACTGCGACGAGGAATGGCCCGAAACCGGTTGTCCGCGCGATGCCCGGGGAAGCTGCTCACTGGCCCTCCATGCCGAAGAAAACACCATACTTTACGCAGTGAAAAATGGCGCAAAGTTAGAGGGCGCCACTATGTACACTACCCTGTCGCCATGCTTGCCATGCGCACGGCTTATCTACTCAGCAGGCATAACCAAGGTATATTATCAGCACTCTTATGCAGAATACAAGGGTTTAACCAGCGATGAAGGGGTAGACTTTTTAAATCGCTTTGGTGTGCAGGCGCTCAAGTTTGAGGCCGAAAGCAATAGCGTTAGTTTTTAAGAAAGGGCTGTACTTTTTCTAATGCAAAGGCCAGCTGTTCGTCTGGCGTAATGTTAGTGTTATCCAGGATGACGGCATCCTCGGCACGCATAAGCGGACTTTCCTTGCGGGTAGTATCTGAGTAATCGCGGTGGGCAATGTTTTCAAATACTTCTTCGAGGGTGATATCCGGATTGTTAGGCAGCAATTCCCTGTAACGGCGTTCGGCACGTACCTTAGGGTCGGCCGTCATAAATAATTTCACCTGTGCATTAGGGAAAACTGCGGTGCCAATATCGCGGCCATCCATTACAATGTTTTTTGACTTGCCCATGCGCTGCTGCTGGGCAACCATCTCTTTACGTACTTCCCGTATAGCCGACACAGGACTTACATTTTCGGATACCGGCATTAAGCGAATCTCGTCTGATACCTCTTCGCCGTTTAGCGTAATGTGTGTTTGATAATCGCGTGAATGGAAATTCAGGTGAATGTTCTGCAAAGCTGCGGTAACCTGTTCAGCATCTGCAATGTTAACATGGTTACGTAAAAAGTATAGGGTTACGGCGCGGTACATAGCGCCACTATCAACGTATATAAAATGGAGTTTCTTGGCTAAGGCTTTGGCTAAGGTACTTTTTCCACATGAGGAATAACCGTCAATAGCCACCACAATGTTTTTGCTCATCGTGGTGCTAAGGTACAAAAATGCGCTAAATTTTTGCGGTTAAGCAATTAAACTTAGTTTTGAACAATGAACTTTTCTAAAGCCGAGCTTCAAAAAGAGGTTATTTATAAAGCGTCCAGAAGTGGTGGAAAAGGGGGGCAAAATGTAAATAAAGTATCAACCAAAGTAGAACTGCTTTTTAATATACAGCAGTCGGTATTATTTACTGATGAACAAAAAGCCCGCCTTGTCAGCAAACTACAAGTTCGTTTTAATAGAGATGGCTTGGTACAAGTTATAAGTGAGGAGGAGCGGAGCCAGCTTATGAATAAAGAAAGGGCCATGGATAAATTGATTTCCATGCTTATCCAAGCACTTCATCAACCAAAATTACGTAAGCCAACCAAGGTAAGCAAACAGGCCAAAGCCAAACGTATGGAACAAAAGCGCCTACAGTCGGTAAAAAAGCAACTCAGGCAGTCGGGCAGAGACTATTAAGTAAACTTTTGTGTGGATGGAGGCAAAAACTGCTTAATATCTGCTGCTAAGTTGCAGATAAATTACATTTTAGCTTTATAACCGTTAAACCTATAAATTACACTTAAGGAGCCCCACTGGTGGCTATTAAAAGTTTGCGTTTTAACTTCCTTTGAATTAAAAGTTGCGCCCGCGTCAAAAATCCAACGCGATGAACAAAAGCTCACACCAACCTGGTTGCTGAATACGAACCGATTTGGGCTGCTGGTAATTTCAGTTCCTTTTTGCTCCTTACTTTCAAAGTACAATGCGCCTTGTACAGTAGCATCATAAGCAACGTAATTAAATTGCGGCCGGTAATGCAAAAAGAGTTCTTTTTTATGCAACTGTGCAATGCTGTTGCGGGTTGCGGTACTTTGTGTACTTATTGAATTAAATAACTGGTTAAAATTACCCAAGCGTATAAGCGGACCAATACCGGCTCCTGTAAATGTTGTACCCAAGTTGCCATATCCGGTTGCTGAGATATCTGCCCAATCCTTACGGAAAAGCAAGCGGTTATATTCGGCAGATAAGTTGACTTGGAAGCTGTTCTGAATCTGGTACTGCCAGCCGTTCAGTTCATAAAAACCAAAAGTGTTGTGTATGATTTCCTGCACCTGCTTGCCTTTAGCCGACGGACCAACTACACCAATTTGTGCACTAAGCTTCAAATTACTCTCATCACGGTATAAGTAGTTAACGTTTACACCTGCATATAGGTAAGCAGCAAACGGGCGGTCTATGTAGGTGGAGTCGGGCACGCTGCCAGATATAGGGTTATACATCTTCTGGCCAATTTCAATACCCAGTACCTTGTTGGCCAGTTTTGGATTTTTAAAGTCCATGCCACGGCGGTAAAATATAAATAAGCCGTTAGTATAATACCGGTCGGAGCCCTGCGCCAAAAAAGAATCATTATCAGATTGAAAGCCGAACTCATGTGTGCGGTTCTGGGCAAAAATTCCATTAGCTGTCAATTCCAGCAAAAAACAAATAGCAAGTAATTTTATTTTCATCAGGCTAAATAAGGAGTGCTAAAAATAAGAAAGCCGGACGATTAATCGTCCGGCTTTTAATATTAAATACTTTAATCTTTAAAAAGTATATCCAAAGCTCACTCCACCAAAAAACGGGAAAAAATCGTGTTTGTTAAAAACCGGGTTAAGTGCTGCCCTGAAATTGAACCCACCCTCTTCGGGCTGGTATCGGTAACCAAACGTCATAGTCCCGATTGTATTTTGAGCGTTATCGAGCGATAAAAAGTCATTTTCGTCGCCGCGCGAGCTTACAAAGGTAGCGCCTATGCCTAATTCAAAATATCGGTTATTTCTGCCCAGTAAATAATTAATTTGTAAAGGAACAGTAAGTAGGGAGTTATCACTTATAGAAAGATAACCCACACCTAAACGTCCGCCCACACCATCATGCCGGTTTACAAATCGCGTATCGTAATTAGCTGAAAGCAGCAGTCCCGGACCGCCCAATTCAACAAATATGTTTTGCGCACGGGCACCCGCAGTTGTTTGCGCGTGGCTTGC
Protein-coding sequences here:
- a CDS encoding LysE family transporter, translated to MIEAIISGIGIGLVLTFITGPVFFALIKTSIEKGFHAGAALALGVVSSDVVFVGAIIFGSQLFEVSDKAKVWLGVVGSVILLIIGTHYLTKKAEVSYNMHTPPTVNRAGYFFKGFLMCIFNPTLLFHWITVIGTASTVYHEGIPNRQLKIAVMFLTILLVQFGMDVVKAFYANKLRDKISVKLVHQLNYVAGAALIIAAIVIFDRLVTHIVFSPMPAG
- a CDS encoding MFS transporter, which produces MEQNNTKNYGSALYTLITVFFFWGFLAASNGIFIPFCKTHFSLTQFESQLIDFTFYGGYFIGSLILYFASQASRVDILNKLGYKNGIILGLVISAVGALVMVPAIGSGSFGFILASFFVIAVGFSLQQTAANPFVIALGPPETGASRLSFAGSINNIGGLMGPVVVALMLFGTAKGDANVKVDIASVNNLYYILAGLFIAVAGFFWVSKLPKVTSDEKIEQSSKANKPLGIIFIAFCLILAAGPLSNATGLSQPYFVYASLLIILSTLISSLLSAQKNSEGWGAMRYPQLIYGMIAIFTYVGTEVTIQSNMGALLKLPAFGGYNEKDIAPFISLYWGSLMIGRWAGSVGAFNLKPLLKNVLTVIIPFVAFAAILFINHLTGSKVDHLFPYAICVAVLVLAFFLGKQKPARTLTVFGLLGVAFMLVGLVTTGIVATFAFISGGLCCSIMWPSIFALAITGLGKYTSQGSAFLIMMILGGSIIPPVQGILADTSGIHLSYIVPVLGFAYLAFFAWKVSRELRKQGIDLDHVEASGGH
- a CDS encoding dCMP deaminase family protein, with protein sequence MSKLSFDQIFMNLANDFAKRSHCVKAQVGAVLTKDTRIISVGYNGPPAGTHNCDEEWPETGCPRDARGSCSLALHAEENTILYAVKNGAKLEGATMYTTLSPCLPCARLIYSAGITKVYYQHSYAEYKGLTSDEGVDFLNRFGVQALKFEAESNSVSF
- the cmk gene encoding (d)CMP kinase; translated protein: MSKNIVVAIDGYSSCGKSTLAKALAKKLHFIYVDSGAMYRAVTLYFLRNHVNIADAEQVTAALQNIHLNFHSRDYQTHITLNGEEVSDEIRLMPVSENVSPVSAIREVRKEMVAQQQRMGKSKNIVMDGRDIGTAVFPNAQVKLFMTADPKVRAERRYRELLPNNPDITLEEVFENIAHRDYSDTTRKESPLMRAEDAVILDNTNITPDEQLAFALEKVQPFLKN
- the arfB gene encoding alternative ribosome rescue aminoacyl-tRNA hydrolase ArfB, with amino-acid sequence MNFSKAELQKEVIYKASRSGGKGGQNVNKVSTKVELLFNIQQSVLFTDEQKARLVSKLQVRFNRDGLVQVISEEERSQLMNKERAMDKLISMLIQALHQPKLRKPTKVSKQAKAKRMEQKRLQSVKKQLRQSGRDY
- a CDS encoding lipid A deacylase LpxR family protein, with translation MKIKLLAICFLLELTANGIFAQNRTHEFGFQSDNDSFLAQGSDRYYTNGLFIFYRRGMDFKNPKLANKVLGIEIGQKMYNPISGSVPDSTYIDRPFAAYLYAGVNVNYLYRDESNLKLSAQIGVVGPSAKGKQVQEIIHNTFGFYELNGWQYQIQNSFQVNLSAEYNRLLFRKDWADISATGYGNLGTTFTGAGIGPLIRLGNFNQLFNSISTQSTATRNSIAQLHKKELFLHYRPQFNYVAYDATVQGALYFESKEQKGTEITSSPNRFVFSNQVGVSFCSSRWIFDAGATFNSKEVKTQTFNSHQWGSLSVIYRFNGYKAKM